A genomic window from Gossypium hirsutum isolate 1008001.06 chromosome D10, Gossypium_hirsutum_v2.1, whole genome shotgun sequence includes:
- the LOC107914950 gene encoding ammonium transporter 1 member 1, with protein MGTCSADLAALLGPNATAIAAADYICNKFTDASFAVDNTYLLFSAYLNFFMQLGFAMLCAGSVRSKNAISVMLTNVLDAAIAGLFYYLFGFAFAFGSPSNGGFIGRHNFGLESIPSSSFDYSNFLYHWAFAVSAAGIASGSMAERTQFVAYLIYSSFLTGFVYPVVSHWFWATDGWATAFRVDNGFLFGSGVIDFAGSGVVHMVGGVAGLWGALIEGPRIGRFDSSGRSVALRDHNATLVVLGTFILWFGWYGFNPGSFNKISGFYTSGNHYGQWSAVGRTAVTTSLAGCTSALTTLFGKWILTSHWDVTDFCSGLLGGFAAITAGCSVVEPWAAIICGFVAALVLISCNKLAEKVKYDDPLGAAQLHGGCGAWGVIFTALFASEKYVREVYPSRPVRYGLFMGGGGRLLAAHIIQILVIVGWVSATMGTLFYFLHKFGHLRVSADDEMADMDLTRQGRLAYVDHDEDESQKQGFK; from the coding sequence ATGGGAACTTGTTCAGCGGACCTAGCTGCGCTCCTAGGCCCCAACGCCACCGCCATTGCGGCAGCTGACTACATATGCAACAAGTTCACTGACGCTTCCTTTGCCGTTGACAACACTTACCTTCTCTTCTCAGCCTACCTTAACTTCTTCATGCAACTTGGCTTCGCCATGCTTTGCGCTGGCTCAGTCCGTTCCAAAAACGCCATCAGCGTCATGCTCACTAACGTCCTCGACGCCGCCATCGCTGGCCTCTTCTATTACCTTTTCGGGTTTGCTTTTGCCTTTGGTTCCCCTTCCAATGGGGGTTTCATTGGTCGCCACAATTTTGGCTTAGAATCCATTCCTTCATCTTCCTTTGATTATAGCAATTTCCTTTATCATTGGGCTTTTGCTGTTTCAGCTGCCGGGATTGCTAGTGGCTCCATGGCTGAAAGAACCCAATTCGTTGCTTATCTTATCTATTCATCTTTTTTAACCGGTTTTGTTTACCCTGTTGTTTCTCATTGGTTTTGGGCGACTGATGGTTGGGCCACTGCTTTTCGAGTAGATAATGGCTTCCTCTTTGGTAGTGGGGTTATTGACTTTGCCGGTTCGGGGGTTGTTCATATGGTTGGTGGTGTAGCTGGTTTATGGGGTGCACTTATTGAAGGACCAAGGATAGGCCGCTTCGACTCTTCGGGCAGGTCAGTTGCCTTGCGTGACCATAATGCAACCCTTGTTGTTCTTGGAACTTTCATACTTTGGTTCGGTTGGTATGGGTTCAACCCCGGTTCATTTAACAAAATCTCCGGTTTTTACACATCTGGAAACCATTATGGGCAGTGGAGTGCGGTGGGGAGAACAGCGGTGACCACCTCTCTAGCCGGATGCACGTCGGCGTTGACTACCCTTTTTGGGAAATGGATTTTGACAAGTCATTGGGATGTGACCGATTTTTGCAGTGGTTTACTTGGTGGCTTTGCTGCTATCACAGCAGGCTGCTCTGTTGTTGAACCCTGGGCTGCCATTATCTGTGGCTTTGTGGCTGCTTTGGTGTTGATCAGTTGCAACAAGTTGGCCGAGAAAGTGAAGTACGATGATCCATTAGGAGCGGCTCAATTGCATGGTGGATGTGGGGCTTGGGGGGTTATTTTTACAGCTTTGTTTGCTTCGGAAAAGTATGTGAGGGAAGTCTACCCCAGCAGGCCGGTTCGATATGGGTTGTTTATGGGAGGTGGAGGGAGGCTGTTGGCTGCTCATATTATCCAGATTTTGGTCATTGTTGGGTGGGTGAGTGCTACAATGGGGACCCTGTTTTATTTCCTTCATAAATTTGGGCATCTGAGGGTTTCAGCTGACGATGAAATGGCCGACATGGACTTGACAAGGCAGGGGCGACTTGCTTATGTTGACCATGATGAAGATGAATCACAAAAACAGGGATTCAAATGA